A window of the Natronomonas salina genome harbors these coding sequences:
- a CDS encoding MarR family transcriptional regulator, whose protein sequence is MADSDGEELSDLPPSAKLVFKVLEYNGPMTQKGIVEESMLSARTVRYALERLEDIDVVSEDVYFADARQNLYELSEPVEATADGGTDPACCDD, encoded by the coding sequence ATGGCTGATTCTGACGGGGAAGAACTCTCGGACCTTCCGCCAAGCGCGAAACTCGTCTTCAAAGTGCTCGAGTACAACGGTCCGATGACCCAGAAGGGCATCGTCGAGGAGTCGATGCTGTCGGCCCGGACCGTCCGCTACGCCCTCGAACGGCTCGAGGACATCGACGTCGTCTCCGAGGACGTCTACTTCGCCGACGCCCGGCAGAACCTCTACGAGCTCAGCGAGCCCGTGGAGGCGACCGCCGACGGCGGCACCGACCCCGCCTGCTGCGACGACTGA
- a CDS encoding DUF7474 family protein, which produces MRLRYRCPGCRTTSNLHDPGCEFEGTERVHIEKAYTDLLAALTARTYADEEALREAVPERWSGLHAAALSRLRSDQRVVEEDDELRLLSAEEYKERVSHPTFEPMQTIYEKGSVPGAHDNSVFSLIAFYEMVGLSWEEARENTIDWLETSGTWDRGGFDEETPAELVDDKQHVYEQGYGWKEKARAAKAVIDRHLG; this is translated from the coding sequence GTGCGACTGAGGTATCGCTGTCCAGGCTGCCGGACGACGAGCAACCTCCACGACCCCGGTTGCGAGTTCGAGGGCACCGAGCGGGTGCACATCGAGAAGGCGTACACGGACCTGCTCGCGGCACTGACCGCGCGTACCTACGCCGACGAGGAGGCGCTCCGCGAGGCCGTCCCCGAGCGCTGGAGCGGACTCCACGCCGCCGCCCTCTCGCGGCTCCGGAGCGACCAGCGCGTCGTCGAGGAGGACGACGAGCTGCGGCTGCTCTCCGCCGAGGAGTACAAGGAGCGGGTCTCCCACCCCACCTTCGAGCCGATGCAGACCATCTACGAGAAGGGGAGCGTCCCCGGCGCCCACGACAACAGCGTCTTCAGCCTCATCGCGTTCTACGAGATGGTCGGGCTCTCCTGGGAGGAGGCCCGCGAGAACACCATCGACTGGCTGGAGACCTCCGGCACCTGGGACCGCGGCGGCTTCGACGAGGAGACCCCGGCGGAGCTCGTCGACGACAAGCAGCACGTCTACGAGCAGGGCTACGGCTGGAAGGAGAAGGCCCGGGCCGCGAAGGCGGTCATCGACCGCCACCTGGGGTAG
- a CDS encoding DUF7472 family protein — MDRDAVVEAAVAFVGVATLAGLIVTIGSVYYDDGLSSDGGLALVGAVAFFVVFMSAIGLFLARRY; from the coding sequence ATGGATCGTGATGCCGTCGTCGAAGCCGCCGTCGCGTTCGTCGGCGTCGCCACTCTCGCCGGACTCATCGTCACTATCGGAAGCGTCTACTACGACGACGGGCTCTCCAGCGACGGCGGGCTCGCGCTGGTCGGCGCCGTCGCCTTCTTCGTCGTCTTCATGTCCGCGATCGGCCTGTTCCTCGCCCGGCGGTACTGA
- a CDS encoding Rid family detoxifying hydrolase: MPKETVHTDSAPAAAGAYSQATTTDDLVFTAGQIALTPDGDSLADEPVDVQTERALDNLAAVLEEAGAGLDDVLKTTVYLADIDDFEAMNEAYADYFESQPPARSAVQAGALPLGMSVEIEAVATRS, encoded by the coding sequence ATGCCCAAAGAGACCGTCCACACCGACAGCGCGCCGGCGGCGGCGGGCGCGTACAGCCAGGCGACGACGACCGACGACCTTGTGTTCACCGCGGGGCAGATCGCCCTGACGCCCGACGGCGACTCGCTGGCCGACGAGCCGGTCGACGTCCAGACCGAGCGGGCCCTCGACAACCTCGCGGCGGTGCTGGAGGAGGCCGGCGCGGGCCTCGACGACGTCCTCAAGACGACGGTGTACCTCGCGGACATCGACGACTTCGAGGCGATGAACGAGGCCTACGCCGACTACTTCGAGTCGCAGCCGCCGGCCCGGTCGGCGGTGCAGGCGGGCGCCCTCCCGCTGGGGATGAGCGTCGAGATCGAGGCGGTCGCCACCCGGTCGTGA
- a CDS encoding DCC1-like thiol-disulfide oxidoreductase family protein has protein sequence MSDGTFVYDEDCGFCTWLADYFGQRTNLELVGFSELTDAQRERLSADYEECSHLVTDDEVYSCGAAIEQALARADVPPGSRDLFEFLRQFEDYERVREKLYWELADRRGLLGQFVSSERVGDGSGRR, from the coding sequence ATGAGCGACGGCACGTTCGTCTACGACGAGGACTGCGGGTTCTGCACGTGGCTGGCCGACTACTTCGGCCAGCGGACGAACCTGGAGCTGGTCGGGTTCAGCGAACTCACCGACGCGCAGCGCGAGCGCCTGTCCGCGGACTACGAGGAGTGTTCGCACCTCGTGACCGACGACGAGGTCTACTCCTGCGGGGCCGCCATCGAGCAGGCGCTGGCCCGCGCCGACGTGCCGCCGGGCTCCCGCGACCTCTTCGAGTTCCTCCGGCAGTTCGAGGACTACGAGCGGGTCCGCGAGAAGCTCTACTGGGAGCTCGCCGACCGGCGTGGACTGCTCGGCCAGTTCGTCTCCAGCGAGCGGGTCGGGGACGGCAGCGGCCGCCGGTGA
- a CDS encoding cupin domain-containing protein, with protein sequence MEKVAIDDLDNWMGPADVKRPVGKALGTEHMGIRFYELEPGESTAFGYHAHADQEEVFYVLDGTLSFETEDGDVEVGEGEVIYFEPGELQQSRNAGDGRARVLGLGAPTDGGDLTLLRECEDCGERTDQEIERSDDGEALLTVCVECGSETGRFS encoded by the coding sequence ATGGAGAAAGTCGCCATCGACGACCTGGACAACTGGATGGGCCCGGCCGACGTCAAGCGGCCGGTCGGGAAGGCGCTGGGCACGGAGCACATGGGCATCCGGTTCTACGAACTCGAACCCGGCGAGAGCACCGCCTTCGGCTACCACGCCCACGCCGACCAGGAGGAGGTCTTCTACGTGCTGGACGGTACCCTGTCGTTCGAGACCGAGGACGGCGACGTCGAGGTCGGCGAGGGGGAGGTCATCTACTTCGAGCCCGGGGAGCTCCAGCAGAGCCGCAACGCCGGCGACGGCCGCGCCCGGGTGCTGGGACTCGGCGCCCCCACCGACGGCGGCGACCTGACGCTGCTGCGGGAGTGCGAGGACTGCGGCGAGCGCACCGACCAGGAGATCGAGCGCAGCGACGACGGCGAGGCGCTCCTCACGGTCTGCGTCGAGTGCGGGTCCGAGACCGGCCGGTTCTCGTGA
- a CDS encoding DEAD/DEAH box helicase, with protein sequence MATSAGIEDILPEFADVFPFESFNDMQEEALDAVLGTDENVVVSAPTASGKTALAELAICRALRNDGTALFLAPLRALTNEKESEWERFEELGYSVYVVTGERDLNPRRAERADILVMTPEKADSATRKHDSPRYSFVTDVDCCVIDEVHLLDSDRRGAVLEVTISRLRRLCDPRVVALSATMPNVEDVADWLDAPPECTFEFGDEYRPVPLSASVETYAHGDNAFADKYRRLYRALDLSQPHIEDGGQALVFVASRQDTVRAAEKARDVIAERDVEMGSRGDYDFHTDAQDLNNDTLRQSVVDGVGFHHAGLAKEDKDRVEDWFKEGKIQLLFSTSTLAWGVNLPARCVVIRDTKLHDPLEGEVDMSPLDILQMLGRAGRPGYDDAGYAYVVCDGADAEKYRQLLRDGKPIESRLAEDLDSHLNAEIALGVVDDIEDVMDWLETTFYYARAQSAPEQYDDSDSLRDRVSATLARLVDGGFVDQSGLEIEPTALGQLASQFYLRLDTAENFHRLCERAAAEDTPDIDDSAVLRTVAEAGEFDSVSARRDEREAFGAVLGGEADDLDPSNRKVLAILRAGMSGTTPAELQSDAWVIRQNALRMVAALRAFCERFAAPRDANLVRRIEARVEHGISSEAVGLTAIEGVGKGRAQKLAKEGLETPDDVRRAGVSGLVDAGLSEGVAERVLEQARALPALDFEWSDVPETIARGENTMGEVTVTNGNDGAPAGVRVTVNGIEMSRETRYLGETTVPVGVFGGDAEELTYTVEVAFSELPLLPVSDSRTVRVE encoded by the coding sequence GTGGCAACCTCCGCCGGCATCGAGGACATCCTCCCCGAGTTCGCGGACGTCTTCCCCTTCGAGTCGTTCAACGACATGCAGGAGGAGGCGCTGGACGCCGTCCTCGGGACCGACGAGAACGTCGTCGTCAGCGCGCCGACCGCCAGCGGGAAGACCGCGCTCGCGGAGCTGGCGATCTGTCGGGCACTGCGGAACGACGGCACCGCGCTGTTCCTCGCACCGCTGCGGGCGCTGACCAACGAGAAGGAGTCGGAGTGGGAGCGCTTCGAGGAGCTGGGCTACTCCGTCTACGTCGTCACCGGCGAGCGGGACCTGAACCCCCGCCGCGCCGAGCGGGCTGACATCCTCGTGATGACGCCGGAGAAGGCCGACTCGGCGACCCGGAAGCACGACTCGCCGCGGTACTCCTTCGTGACGGACGTCGACTGCTGCGTCATCGACGAGGTGCACCTGCTGGACTCGGACCGCCGCGGGGCGGTCCTGGAGGTCACCATCTCGCGGCTCCGCCGGCTCTGCGACCCGCGGGTGGTGGCGCTGTCGGCGACGATGCCGAACGTCGAGGACGTCGCCGACTGGCTCGACGCGCCGCCGGAGTGCACCTTCGAGTTCGGCGACGAGTACCGGCCGGTGCCGCTGTCGGCGTCGGTCGAGACGTACGCCCACGGCGACAACGCCTTCGCGGACAAGTACCGGCGGCTCTACCGGGCGCTGGACCTCTCGCAGCCGCACATCGAGGACGGCGGGCAGGCGCTCGTCTTCGTCGCCTCGCGGCAGGACACCGTCCGCGCCGCGGAGAAGGCCCGGGACGTCATCGCCGAGCGCGACGTCGAGATGGGCTCCCGCGGCGACTACGACTTCCACACGGACGCCCAGGACCTGAACAACGACACGCTGCGGCAGTCCGTGGTCGACGGCGTCGGCTTCCACCACGCCGGCCTCGCGAAGGAGGACAAGGACCGCGTCGAGGACTGGTTCAAGGAGGGCAAGATACAGCTGCTCTTCTCCACCTCGACGCTGGCCTGGGGCGTCAACCTCCCGGCCCGCTGCGTCGTCATCCGCGACACGAAGCTCCACGACCCCCTCGAGGGCGAGGTGGACATGAGCCCGCTGGACATCCTCCAGATGCTGGGCCGCGCCGGGCGGCCGGGCTACGACGACGCGGGCTACGCTTACGTGGTCTGCGACGGCGCCGACGCCGAGAAGTACCGACAGCTCCTCCGGGACGGCAAGCCCATCGAGTCGCGGCTCGCCGAGGACCTCGACTCCCACCTCAACGCCGAGATCGCGCTGGGCGTCGTCGACGACATCGAGGACGTGATGGACTGGCTGGAGACGACCTTCTACTACGCGCGCGCACAGAGCGCCCCGGAGCAGTACGACGACAGCGACTCGCTGCGCGACCGGGTGTCGGCGACGCTGGCGCGGCTCGTCGACGGCGGCTTCGTCGACCAGTCCGGCCTGGAGATCGAGCCCACCGCGCTCGGCCAGCTCGCCTCGCAGTTCTACCTCCGGCTCGACACCGCCGAGAACTTCCACCGGCTCTGCGAGCGCGCCGCCGCCGAGGACACGCCCGACATCGACGACTCGGCGGTCCTCCGGACGGTCGCCGAGGCCGGGGAGTTCGACAGCGTCTCGGCGCGCCGCGACGAGCGGGAGGCCTTCGGCGCGGTCCTCGGCGGCGAGGCCGACGACCTCGACCCGAGCAACCGGAAGGTCCTGGCCATCCTCCGGGCGGGGATGTCGGGGACGACGCCGGCGGAACTGCAGAGCGACGCCTGGGTCATCCGGCAGAACGCCCTGCGGATGGTCGCGGCGCTGCGGGCGTTCTGCGAGCGGTTCGCCGCGCCGCGGGACGCCAACCTCGTGCGTCGAATCGAAGCGAGGGTCGAACACGGCATCAGCAGCGAGGCGGTCGGGCTCACCGCCATCGAGGGCGTCGGGAAGGGCCGCGCGCAGAAACTGGCCAAAGAGGGCCTGGAGACCCCCGATGACGTCAGGCGGGCCGGCGTCTCGGGGCTCGTCGACGCCGGGCTCTCGGAGGGCGTCGCCGAGCGAGTCCTCGAGCAGGCCCGCGCGCTCCCGGCCCTCGATTTCGAGTGGAGCGACGTCCCGGAGACCATCGCCCGCGGGGAGAACACGATGGGCGAGGTGACGGTGACCAACGGGAACGACGGCGCGCCGGCGGGCGTCCGCGTGACCGTCAACGGAATCGAGATGTCCCGGGAGACCCGCTACCTCGGCGAGACGACGGTCCCGGTCGGCGTCTTCGGCGGCGACGCCGAGGAGCTCACCTACACCGTCGAGGTGGCGTTCTCCGAGTTGCCGCTGCTGCCGGTCTCGGACAGCCGGACGGTCCGCGTGGAGTAG
- a CDS encoding ribosome biogenesis/translation initiation ATPase RLI, translating into MADDSIAVVDLDRCQPDRCNYECANYCPPNRTGKECIVTREERYEDDDMYAGGPDQVSISEEICLGETCGICVEKCPFDALEIINLPQELDEEPTHRYGENAFSLYGLPAPQEGRVTGILGPNGIGKTTAVHILAAEITPNLGDFQSEPDWDAVLDEYRGTELQEYLEDLREGDVTVARKPQYVDKIPDTFDGKTSELLAGVDERGVADDLVERLGIEPIVDQPIDTLSGGELQRVAIAATLVRDADFYFLDEITPYLDIGQRVTAARLIQQLSAEGRSMLVVEHDLAVLDLLADALHVAYGEPGAFGVVTPPKSTKSGINEYLEGYLENENMRIRPNAIEFEEHAPRTASRGETLVEYPDMTKSYGDGEFTLEVDGGEIRENEVLGIVGPNGIGKSTFAKLLAGRLEPDEGEFDARLDISYKPQYVEIDQHMRVDAFLRSITDDFGSSYWNTEIAQPLQLERIMEQNLTDLSGGERQRVAIAACLSKEADLYLLDEPSAHLDVEQRVLATRAIRRYTETNDKTAMVIDHDIYMIDLLADRLQVFEGEPAEFGRAGRPVGMREGMNTFLSNLDVTFRRDERTGRPRINKPDSQKDREQKQAGEYYYAPTDDDEE; encoded by the coding sequence ATGGCGGACGACAGCATCGCCGTCGTCGACCTCGACCGCTGTCAGCCCGACCGGTGCAACTACGAGTGCGCCAACTACTGCCCGCCGAACCGGACGGGCAAGGAGTGCATCGTCACCCGGGAGGAGCGCTACGAGGACGACGACATGTACGCCGGCGGCCCCGACCAGGTGTCGATCTCCGAGGAGATCTGCCTGGGCGAGACCTGCGGCATCTGCGTCGAGAAGTGCCCCTTCGACGCCCTCGAGATCATCAACCTCCCCCAGGAGCTCGACGAGGAGCCCACCCACCGCTACGGCGAGAACGCCTTCTCGCTGTACGGGCTCCCCGCGCCCCAGGAGGGCCGCGTCACCGGCATCCTCGGGCCGAACGGTATCGGGAAGACGACCGCCGTCCACATCCTCGCCGCCGAGATCACGCCGAACCTCGGGGACTTCCAGTCCGAACCCGACTGGGACGCCGTCCTCGACGAGTACCGCGGCACGGAACTCCAGGAGTACCTCGAGGACCTCCGGGAGGGCGACGTCACCGTCGCCCGCAAGCCGCAGTACGTCGACAAGATCCCGGACACCTTCGACGGGAAGACCAGCGAGCTGCTCGCCGGCGTCGACGAGCGCGGCGTCGCCGACGACCTCGTCGAGCGCCTCGGCATCGAGCCGATCGTCGACCAGCCCATCGACACGCTCTCCGGCGGCGAGCTCCAGCGCGTCGCCATCGCCGCCACGCTCGTCCGGGACGCCGACTTCTACTTCCTCGACGAGATCACGCCGTACCTCGACATCGGCCAGCGCGTCACCGCCGCGCGGCTCATCCAGCAGCTCTCCGCCGAGGGCCGCTCGATGCTCGTCGTCGAGCACGACCTCGCGGTGCTGGACCTCCTGGCCGACGCCCTCCACGTCGCCTACGGCGAACCCGGCGCCTTCGGCGTCGTCACGCCGCCGAAGTCGACGAAGTCGGGCATCAACGAGTACCTGGAGGGGTACCTCGAGAACGAGAACATGCGCATCCGGCCGAACGCCATCGAGTTCGAGGAGCACGCCCCCCGGACGGCCTCCCGCGGCGAGACGCTCGTCGAGTACCCCGACATGACGAAGTCCTACGGCGACGGCGAGTTCACCCTCGAGGTCGACGGCGGCGAGATCCGCGAGAACGAGGTCCTCGGCATCGTCGGCCCGAACGGCATCGGCAAGTCCACGTTCGCGAAGCTGCTCGCCGGCCGGCTGGAGCCCGACGAGGGCGAGTTCGACGCCCGCCTGGACATCTCCTACAAGCCGCAGTACGTCGAGATCGACCAGCACATGCGCGTCGACGCGTTCCTCCGGTCGATCACCGACGACTTCGGCTCCTCGTACTGGAACACCGAGATCGCCCAGCCGCTCCAGCTCGAGCGCATCATGGAGCAGAACCTCACCGACCTCTCCGGCGGCGAGCGCCAGCGCGTCGCCATCGCGGCCTGCCTCTCGAAGGAGGCGGACCTCTACCTGCTCGACGAGCCCTCGGCCCACCTCGACGTCGAGCAGCGCGTCCTCGCGACGCGGGCCATCCGCCGCTACACGGAGACCAACGACAAGACGGCGATGGTCATCGACCACGACATCTACATGATCGACCTGCTGGCCGACCGCCTGCAGGTCTTCGAGGGCGAACCCGCCGAGTTCGGCCGCGCCGGCCGCCCCGTCGGCATGCGCGAGGGCATGAACACGTTCCTGTCGAACCTCGACGTCACGTTCCGCCGCGACGAGCGGACCGGCCGACCGCGGATCAACAAGCCCGACTCCCAGAAGGACCGCGAGCAGAAGCAGGCCGGCGAGTACTACTACGCGCCGACCGACGACGACGAGGAGTAG
- the priL gene encoding DNA primase regulatory subunit PriL, translating to MERLHARYPFLEASRDAVEAADVDLAELVAAGGPAVERGRERVQRALLAGTTEAEEPRTWSDRAELLSYPVARVLVSLLDVPGAVEKYAAAEAATARERFVDDFEAELELKSTADERLTLDGLLADFGLSGRVEPTGDGEFSVAVTAYLQLASSLDGDEWRLAGRPLDGGRVPVARPELYTLLREAVRRRVEEGLPLSVPDAIADPLDDELAAVRGSVADLNPPTSFDAVVPGLFPPCMRALLTRAREGEALPDHSRFSLVAFLVSAGLDAEEVTELCDVSGEPAAAVRSQVERLRDETGAVAAPPSCAVMAEYGDCVDKDDLCETIQHPLSYYEERLAQAPDDRITDWRESGT from the coding sequence ATGGAGCGGCTCCACGCCCGATACCCCTTCCTCGAGGCGTCCCGCGACGCCGTCGAGGCGGCGGACGTCGACCTCGCGGAGCTCGTCGCGGCCGGCGGTCCCGCCGTCGAGCGCGGCCGCGAGCGCGTCCAGCGCGCGCTGCTGGCGGGCACCACCGAGGCCGAGGAGCCGCGGACCTGGAGCGACCGCGCGGAACTGCTCTCCTACCCCGTCGCCCGCGTGCTCGTCTCGCTGCTGGACGTCCCGGGGGCCGTCGAGAAGTACGCCGCCGCCGAGGCCGCCACCGCCCGCGAGCGGTTCGTCGACGACTTCGAGGCCGAACTCGAACTGAAGAGCACCGCCGACGAGCGGCTCACCCTGGACGGCCTGCTGGCCGACTTCGGGCTGTCGGGGCGGGTCGAGCCGACCGGCGACGGCGAGTTCAGCGTCGCCGTCACCGCTTACCTCCAGCTCGCCTCGTCGCTCGACGGCGACGAGTGGCGGCTCGCCGGCCGGCCGCTCGACGGGGGCCGGGTGCCGGTCGCCCGGCCGGAACTGTACACGCTGCTGCGGGAGGCCGTCCGCCGCCGCGTCGAGGAGGGGCTGCCGCTGTCGGTGCCGGACGCCATCGCCGACCCGCTGGACGACGAACTGGCGGCCGTCCGCGGCAGCGTCGCGGACCTCAACCCACCGACGTCGTTCGACGCCGTCGTACCGGGGCTGTTCCCGCCGTGCATGCGCGCGCTGCTGACCCGGGCCAGGGAGGGGGAGGCGCTGCCCGACCACTCGCGGTTCTCGCTGGTCGCGTTCCTCGTCAGCGCCGGCCTCGACGCCGAGGAGGTGACGGAGCTGTGCGACGTCTCCGGCGAACCCGCGGCGGCGGTCCGCTCGCAGGTCGAGCGGCTCCGCGACGAGACCGGCGCCGTCGCGGCGCCGCCGTCCTGTGCGGTGATGGCGGAGTACGGCGACTGCGTCGACAAGGACGACCTCTGTGAGACGATCCAGCACCCGCTGTCCTACTACGAGGAGCGGCTGGCGCAGGCGCCCGACGACCGGATCACCGACTGGCGGGAGAGCGGCACCTGA
- a CDS encoding glycosyltransferase — MTAPETRVVSARPAAPVDLSVLSLVTTPEVASYADQLRALSELGVETTVLSATGDGDGDCPKSRSDGDARRLAAGVVDRPLGEYDLLHANHGRTGAAALAQTDLPVVLSLWASERRAGDGVSSRHAASRADAVVVPSEAMGQALDRDYEVIPRGVDLDRVRPQPPGEARAAVGWDDDARHVVQPALSSEGRGVHDLTAEAVEAAERRLGEPVDLHTLDRRVPYGERAIYLSAADAMVLPSRSERSSTAAAEAMACNLPVVATDDCDVAGRLAAVEPSPVCGSASAVPGALVEVLRRGERSTGRAYARELHTERTAWRVLGVYRDVLDLDSA, encoded by the coding sequence ATGACGGCCCCCGAGACGCGAGTGGTGTCGGCCCGGCCGGCCGCCCCGGTCGACCTGTCGGTGCTCAGCCTCGTGACGACGCCCGAGGTGGCGTCCTACGCCGACCAACTGCGAGCGCTCTCGGAGCTGGGCGTCGAGACGACCGTCCTGTCGGCGACCGGCGACGGAGACGGCGACTGCCCGAAGAGTCGGTCCGACGGGGACGCCCGGCGGCTGGCGGCGGGGGTCGTCGACCGGCCGCTCGGGGAGTACGACCTGCTCCACGCGAACCACGGCCGGACGGGGGCGGCGGCGCTGGCTCAGACCGACCTGCCGGTGGTGCTGTCGCTGTGGGCGTCCGAACGGCGCGCAGGGGACGGCGTTTCGAGCCGGCACGCGGCGAGCCGCGCCGACGCCGTGGTGGTCCCGTCGGAGGCGATGGGCCAGGCGCTGGACCGGGACTACGAGGTGATTCCGCGGGGCGTCGACCTCGATAGAGTCCGTCCACAGCCGCCCGGCGAGGCGCGGGCCGCGGTGGGGTGGGACGACGACGCCAGACACGTCGTCCAGCCGGCGCTGTCGTCGGAGGGTCGCGGGGTCCACGACCTGACGGCGGAGGCTGTCGAAGCCGCCGAACGGCGGCTCGGCGAGCCGGTCGACCTCCACACGCTCGACCGGCGAGTCCCGTACGGCGAGAGGGCGATCTACCTGAGTGCGGCGGACGCGATGGTCCTGCCCTCGCGGTCCGAGCGGTCCTCCACCGCGGCGGCGGAGGCGATGGCCTGCAACCTGCCCGTGGTGGCGACGGACGACTGCGACGTCGCCGGGCGGCTGGCGGCGGTCGAACCCTCGCCGGTCTGTGGGTCGGCGTCGGCGGTCCCCGGGGCGCTGGTCGAAGTGCTCCGCCGGGGGGAGCGCTCGACCGGCCGGGCGTACGCCCGGGAACTGCACACCGAGCGGACGGCCTGGCGCGTCCTGGGGGTCTACCGGGACGTCCTCGACCTGGATTCGGCCTGA
- a CDS encoding alpha/beta fold hydrolase: MAHDVERTTIPTADLEFAALTCGDGDRTALVLHGFPDAPTTFEPVLRRLADAGYTAVAPYMRGYGETDRPPVEPGNYSPMVLASDVFSLLSALETDDPLVVGHDWGAIATTTAAVTDPSRMGTCAVMAVPPNFWAQVDEYASQALRSWYMTEFQIPGHGEEILRRNEFALLERLWQLWSPNWNYGDEELAAVKETFATGNTVEAALQYYKDMFDMMLPRRQSQLAVSGIDVPTLLVAGGADGCIGADMFESATDCYDARAELEVLPTAGHFVHAERPDEVVDRILEFEAD; encoded by the coding sequence ATGGCACACGACGTCGAGCGGACGACGATCCCGACCGCCGACCTGGAGTTCGCGGCGCTGACCTGCGGCGACGGCGACCGCACGGCGCTGGTCCTCCACGGCTTCCCCGACGCCCCCACCACCTTCGAGCCGGTGCTCCGCCGGCTGGCCGACGCGGGCTACACCGCCGTCGCGCCGTACATGCGCGGGTACGGCGAGACCGACCGGCCGCCCGTCGAACCGGGCAACTACTCGCCGATGGTGCTGGCCTCCGACGTGTTCTCGCTGCTGTCGGCCCTCGAGACCGACGACCCGCTGGTGGTCGGCCACGACTGGGGCGCCATCGCCACCACGACGGCCGCGGTGACCGACCCCAGCCGGATGGGGACCTGCGCGGTCATGGCCGTGCCGCCGAACTTCTGGGCGCAGGTCGACGAGTACGCGAGCCAGGCGCTCCGGAGCTGGTACATGACCGAGTTCCAGATCCCCGGCCACGGCGAGGAGATCCTGCGACGGAACGAGTTCGCGCTCCTCGAGCGGCTCTGGCAGCTCTGGAGCCCGAACTGGAACTACGGAGACGAGGAGCTCGCCGCGGTGAAGGAGACCTTCGCGACCGGCAATACCGTCGAAGCCGCCCTGCAGTACTACAAGGACATGTTCGACATGATGCTGCCGCGGCGGCAGTCCCAGCTTGCGGTCTCCGGGATCGACGTCCCGACACTGCTGGTGGCCGGCGGCGCCGACGGCTGCATCGGCGCGGACATGTTCGAGTCGGCGACGGACTGCTACGACGCGCGGGCCGAACTCGAGGTCCTCCCGACGGCCGGGCACTTCGTGCACGCCGAGCGCCCGGACGAGGTCGTCGACCGCATCCTCGAGTTCGAGGCGGACTGA